Sequence from the Acidobacteriota bacterium genome:
CCGACGCGGAACGGCTCGCGGAACTCGAACAGATCGACTGATGGGGCGGTAGAGCAGACAGCACTCGACTGCCAGTTGGCGCCTCGACTTCCTACCCGGTCGAGGCGCCCTTTTCGTGTGTGCCCGTCGCGCGCGAATCCGCGATGAGGATGCTGAACGTACTGCCGTTGCCTGGCGTGCTCGTGACGTGGACGTCGCCGCCGTGGGCCTGGGCGATCGCCCTGACGATCGACAGTCCGAGTCCCGTCCCGCCGCGGCTGCGGGAGCCGTCGTGCTTGTAGAAGCGATCGAACACGCGCGCGCATTCGTCAGCCGAGAGGCCGACGCCGGTGTCGGCGACGTCGAAGCGCGTGCCGCCGTCCTGTTGCGCGTGGGCCGACACGCGAACCTCCCCTCCCGACGGCGTGAAGCGTAAGGCGTTGCCGACGAGATTCGAGATCGCCTGTTCGAGTCGCCCTGCGTCGGCCGTCACCGTGTGCGACGTGCCGTCGAACGCGAGCGCGATGCCGGCACGGGCGGCATCGGGACCGTGGCGGTCGCGCAGACGCGCCCACAGCGCCTCGATGGGTACGACGCCCTGGCGCAACCCCTGACCGCCGGCTTCGACTTTCGCGAGATCGAGCAGATCGCCAATCAATCGCTCCAGTCGTACCGCTTCATCGTCCACGATGGCGAGAAAGCGCGCCCTGTCGGCGTCGGTGAGCGGCACGTCGGGCATGCGCAGCGTCTCGACGTAGCCGCGGATGGCTGTGAGCGGCGTGTGCAGCTCGTGCGAGACGTCGGCCAGCAACTGACGGCGCACCTCCTGCTCGTGCGTCGCGCGACGGATTTGTGCGGCGAGGGCATCGGCCGTCTGGTTGAACGCCGCGGACACACGGCTGATCTCGTCGGCGCCATCCTCCGGTGCGCGCGCCGAGAGGTCGCCGGCCCCGAGTCTGCCGGCTGCCGATTCGAGAGCACGCAGGCGACGATGCGCGGGCGAGAACGCGACCCAGGCAAGCAACGCGGCAAGGCCGACGGCCGTGAGGATCGCGCTGCCGATGGCCCGCGGGCCTAGCTCACGCAGGACGGCGAATCCAGGCCTGCGCGGCAGTACGACGACGTGCCCTTCGCGCATACCGAGCACGTCGACAGGCGCCACACCAGCGGGCCCATCGTCTCGATAGGGAGCGGCATCGGAGGCCTGCGCGAGCGCGATGAGGCGCCGCGCGCCGGCACCGGTCACGGGCTCGCGCGGCGGCGAGAGGACCACACCGTCGACCGTCACGAAGGCGACCGGCATCCGCGTCTCGAGGTGTCGCGCGAACACGCGGCGCACGTCTGCGGCTGGGTCCGCTACCAGTGCGTCCTCCAGCTCTCCCGCGATCCTCTCGGCAAGGTGTTGTGCGGCGATGCGGGCCTGCAATCCCGTCGGACGGGACAGCGTCGCGACGAGTACCGCCAATTGCACGGCCAGCCCTGCCACGAGCAGGCCGAGGCACGCGAGCACGATGCGCCAGTACAGGGACCCGACCCACGCGGTACGCCGCGTCATGGCGTGGCCACGTCCCGGAACTTGTAGCCGACGCCCCACACCGTCAGCAGACGTTCCGGCTTCGCCGGGTCGACTTCGATCTTCTGACGCAGGCGTTTGACGAGGGTGTCGACGTTGCGCTCGGTGACGTGTGTGTCCGGCCCCCACACGCGACGCATCAGGGCCTCGCGCGAGAAGACGATGCCGGGGTTGGCGGCGAGCACCGCGAGGACGGCGAACTCGTGCGCGGTCGTCTCCACGATGCGGCCATCGACGATGACCTGATGGCGCGAGGGATCGATCTCGAGGCCGTCGCGCGTGATGCGATGGCGCCCCGACGTGGCTGCGACATCGACGGCGGGCGTCTCTGTGTCTGCTGTGCGTCGCAGCAGCGCGCGAACACGCGCCATGAGCTCGCGGACGCCGAACGGCTTGGTGAGATAGTCGTCGGCCCCGCTGTCGAGGCCGAGGACCTTGTCGGTCTCGTCGCGCCGTGCTGTGAGGAGGAGTACTGGGATGCGTCGCGTCGACGGGTGCTGACGCAGGGCGCGGCAGAGCGCCACGCCGTCGATGCCTGGCAGCATGACGTCGGCGATGCACAAATCGTAGGCGCGCGTGCGTGCGGCGTCGAGCGCGGCGAGGCCGTCGAGAAACCTGTCACTGGTGTGTCCGTCGAGCGAGAGGTGCAACGAGACGAGGTCGCCGATGGTGGCCTCGTCGTCCACCACAAGGACGTGCGCCATGGTGACAGGCTATCGCGTGACGGCCACGGCACGCGCACCACTCACCCGTTCACCGAATTTTCACAGGTCCGCCACATCCGTTCCACGACCTTCCCGTCAGATGGAGCAGGACGAGGGGAACGGAGGAGACCACGACATGCGAGCTTCCACGATGCAGGCGACAGTGAAGATGGCCGCGGCGGCCATGGTGTTGACGATGGGTCTGGCGGGCGCGGTGCAGGCGCAGCCGAGGCGCGGCGGTCCCGGGTTCGGCCCGGGACGCGGTGCCGGCTTCGGGCAGGGCTTCGGAGGTCCGGGTGGGCAATTCGGTCCGCTCGGCGGACTCCTGGCGCTGAACCCCGACCTGCCGTTGCAGGCACTCGACCTCACCGACGCGCAGCGCGATCAGGTGCGGGTCATCATGCAGAACCATCGCGAGGAAGGCCGCGCGATCGGCGCGAAGGCGCGCACTGCGCTGGAGGCCATCCACGCAGCGACGTCCGGCACTGTCGACGAGGCAGGCGCCGCGCAGCAGGGGCAGGCACTCGGCGCGGCGATCGGCGAGGCTGCCGTCCTGCGCGCCCGGGTGCGAAGCGAGGTCTTCGCGGTCCTGACGCCGGAGCAGCAGGCCAGGGTCGGCGCGTTGCGCGAGCAGCGTGAGAAGCGCGCAGAAGAGCGCCGCACACGCGCCGAGCAGCGTCGCCAGCAGCGCACTCCGCGGTAGGCCGGGCCCGGAGCGCCGGCCCTACCAGTTGAGGGCCGGCCTCCCACCTGAGAACGACCGGCTGAGAGCCGGCCCACGGCTGCGAAAGGTGGGGTCGGCCCTCCGGGCCCGACCGGGAGGCCAGGGGCTTCAGCCCCTGGCCCGCGCCGTGCGCTGGTGGCCCTTGCGGACGACCCACCAGATCAGCAGGGCGACCGTGACGGCGGCCGTCGCCATGGCGGCGAGGAACAGCGCGACGGTCATCACCAGGATGCGCTGGACGCCGAAGCGGGCTTCCACGCGCAGTGGTTCGTTGGCCAGCCTGCCCTTCAGGGGCTGTTCCCACGACAGGATGTTGCCGCGCTCGACGAGGCGGCTCGGCGCGTTGTGGTACGTGACGCGGCTCGGGATGTGTAACCTGACGGCAACCAGTTCGTTGCCGTCCCAGCCCACGTCGCCGACGGGCCGGCCCGTGATGGCACCGAGTTCCTGCACGTACTGCAGGTCGTCGCCAGCAGGACCGAACGTATAGCGCGCCCACGCGAACGGCGCCAGCGACGGCAGGCGACGCACGTCCTCCGCCTGGATGCGTACCTGCACGAACCGCCGGCCATCGCGCCGCCACGGGCGGCTCACGCGCGTGACCTCGGTCACCGGCGACGTGTACGCCGCGCGAATCGCGTCCCTGTCCACGGGCTCGTCGGGATCCAGTGACACGTCGAGCCCGTGCAGCGCCACGAGCGACGCGAGCGACGCGTTCACGACGATGGTGGCCGACCCGTCCAGGTCGACGTAGATCTCCTCCTCGTACTCGTATTGCCTGCCAAACGGATTGGCGCACGCGGAAAGGAGGGTGAGGGCGAGGACCGCCAGCGCGAGGGCGTGGCGGGAGTGCGACGACATGGCCCTAGTGTACCGGGGCGCCCGGTCCCT
This genomic interval carries:
- a CDS encoding response regulator transcription factor, yielding MAHVLVVDDEATIGDLVSLHLSLDGHTSDRFLDGLAALDAARTRAYDLCIADVMLPGIDGVALCRALRQHPSTRRIPVLLLTARRDETDKVLGLDSGADDYLTKPFGVRELMARVRALLRRTADTETPAVDVAATSGRHRITRDGLEIDPSRHQVIVDGRIVETTAHEFAVLAVLAANPGIVFSREALMRRVWGPDTHVTERNVDTLVKRLRQKIEVDPAKPERLLTVWGVGYKFRDVATP
- a CDS encoding HAMP domain-containing histidine kinase: MTRRTAWVGSLYWRIVLACLGLLVAGLAVQLAVLVATLSRPTGLQARIAAQHLAERIAGELEDALVADPAADVRRVFARHLETRMPVAFVTVDGVVLSPPREPVTGAGARRLIALAQASDAAPYRDDGPAGVAPVDVLGMREGHVVVLPRRPGFAVLRELGPRAIGSAILTAVGLAALLAWVAFSPAHRRLRALESAAGRLGAGDLSARAPEDGADEISRVSAAFNQTADALAAQIRRATHEQEVRRQLLADVSHELHTPLTAIRGYVETLRMPDVPLTDADRARFLAIVDDEAVRLERLIGDLLDLAKVEAGGQGLRQGVVPIEALWARLRDRHGPDAARAGIALAFDGTSHTVTADAGRLEQAISNLVGNALRFTPSGGEVRVSAHAQQDGGTRFDVADTGVGLSADECARVFDRFYKHDGSRSRGGTGLGLSIVRAIAQAHGGDVHVTSTPGNGSTFSILIADSRATGTHEKGASTG
- a CDS encoding Spy/CpxP family protein refolding chaperone; translation: MRASTMQATVKMAAAAMVLTMGLAGAVQAQPRRGGPGFGPGRGAGFGQGFGGPGGQFGPLGGLLALNPDLPLQALDLTDAQRDQVRVIMQNHREEGRAIGAKARTALEAIHAATSGTVDEAGAAQQGQALGAAIGEAAVLRARVRSEVFAVLTPEQQARVGALREQREKRAEERRTRAEQRRQQRTPR